One window from the genome of Candidatus Eisenbacteria bacterium encodes:
- a CDS encoding glutamate--tRNA ligase, whose translation MSVRVRFAPSPTGFLHVGGARTALYNYLFARSRGGTFVLRIEDTDAGRSSEASVNEILAALRWLGLSWDEGPGADGGHGPYFQSQRTDFYRRAAARLAQGGHAYPCFCSTEELEQRRAAQAARGEDPKYDGRCRTLSPADRDARGASGRPHALRFALGASEEVAWDDVVRGHVSFRSDVLDDFVLVRSDGLPTYNFACVVDDLEMRITHVVRGDDHISNTPRQLLLYRALGAAPPVFAHASMILGPDGKRLSKRHGATSVEAFGELGIVPEGMVNFLALLGWAYDGRQELFTLAELEKAFTLERVGAHPAVFDTQKLEWVNAQHLKRLDEPERVRRVVAFLESRGHDLTERSPEWRRVFVRALGDRLRTLADAETWGAFALRGTLEIEPEAWADLASRPAASRVLARLADLLRADEDFSLASLEAGTRALAAELGLKPGEVISPARVALTGRKAAPGIFEVMWLLGRQPCVARLEAAHERLHSQARSG comes from the coding sequence ATGAGCGTCCGCGTCCGTTTCGCCCCGAGCCCGACCGGCTTCCTGCATGTCGGGGGCGCCCGAACGGCGCTCTACAACTACCTCTTCGCCCGCTCGCGGGGCGGAACGTTCGTGTTGCGCATCGAGGACACCGACGCCGGCCGCTCGAGCGAGGCGTCCGTGAACGAGATTCTCGCCGCCCTGCGATGGCTGGGCCTGAGCTGGGACGAGGGTCCGGGCGCCGATGGCGGGCACGGCCCGTACTTCCAGTCCCAGCGCACGGACTTCTACCGCCGCGCCGCGGCCCGGCTGGCGCAGGGCGGGCACGCCTACCCGTGCTTCTGCTCGACCGAAGAGCTCGAGCAGCGCCGCGCCGCACAGGCGGCGCGCGGCGAGGATCCGAAGTACGACGGCCGCTGCCGGACGCTTTCGCCGGCCGACCGCGATGCGCGGGGCGCCTCGGGCCGTCCGCACGCCCTACGCTTCGCGCTCGGCGCCTCGGAGGAGGTCGCCTGGGACGACGTCGTGCGCGGGCACGTGTCGTTCCGCAGCGACGTGCTCGACGACTTCGTGCTGGTGCGCTCGGACGGACTGCCGACCTACAACTTCGCGTGCGTCGTGGACGACCTCGAGATGCGGATCACGCACGTCGTGCGCGGCGACGACCACATCTCCAACACCCCGCGCCAGCTGCTGCTCTATCGCGCGCTCGGAGCCGCGCCGCCGGTCTTCGCGCACGCTTCCATGATCCTCGGCCCCGACGGCAAGCGGCTCTCGAAACGTCACGGCGCGACGTCGGTCGAGGCCTTCGGCGAGCTGGGCATCGTCCCGGAGGGCATGGTGAACTTCCTGGCGCTGCTCGGCTGGGCCTACGACGGCCGGCAGGAGCTGTTCACGCTCGCCGAGCTCGAGAAGGCGTTCACGCTCGAGCGGGTCGGAGCCCATCCGGCGGTGTTCGACACGCAGAAACTCGAATGGGTGAACGCGCAGCACCTGAAGCGCCTGGACGAGCCCGAACGCGTGCGCCGCGTCGTGGCCTTCCTCGAATCGCGCGGCCACGACCTGACGGAGCGAAGTCCGGAATGGCGGCGCGTGTTCGTCCGGGCGCTCGGCGACCGCCTGCGAACGCTGGCAGACGCCGAAACGTGGGGCGCGTTCGCGCTGCGCGGAACACTCGAGATCGAACCCGAGGCCTGGGCCGACCTGGCGTCGAGGCCGGCCGCGTCACGGGTGCTGGCGCGCCTCGCCGACCTTCTGCGGGCCGACGAAGACTTTTCGCTCGCGAGCCTCGAGGCGGGCACGCGCGCGCTCGCGGCCGAACTGGGACTCAAGCCGGGCGAGGTGATCAGCCCGGCGCGTGTCGCGCTCACGGGCCGCAAGGCCGCGCCCGGGATCTTCGAGGTCATGTGGCTCCTCGGCCGGCAACCGTGCGTCGCCCGGTTGGAAGCGGCGCACGAGCGCTTGCACTCGCAGGCTCGGAGCGGCTAG
- a CDS encoding VCBS repeat-containing protein, with protein MHLRLFAVFAGALLATAGVASAATVIEKEFRYDAGRVRVASRDGYTAVEARGAVREFRSGHPDLPWISERIDLPEGTRATSVEVVDVETGLLARGALIAPAMVLTPGLGPVERTRPDPRYFSTATPQPEDWVGLGEQGSRRGRNVAYVRISPVRWNPSTGELDRVARVRVRLTLEASHDVPVTRERIVREWEDGGLPSGVPTRALGAALTAADGVPRPGAGAFRPQQLPSVLGSPVAYLIITSDALAPSFQPLADWKTQCGVPAVVRTTSFIQQQYPSAADDAERIRLFIRDAYSRWGTKWVLLGGDTDIIPTRQAITLFYGGESIATDLYFSCLDGNWNADGDSVYGEGYSSPSDPGDGCDLLPDVYVGRAPVLTVSDAQTFVNKTLSYEKTPPGGYEQGWLFFAEVLFPQPWTTGQPTQLDGAELTEDLLPLTDQVPAIHTARLYENYTDGRWRPGSLPEDQQSVMDSLNAGYGMALHIGHGYRNVMEVGSGSLVNSDVMSLHNGDKLFNLYAINCTSSAIDFPCIGEAFILNPNGGAVTNVGSTRFDFPSAGRSYQYEYFRLFLEDSVDAVGELQARQKEPFVAFSAYDGVHRWTQFTLLLLGDPELHMWHGSWRPLAVSHPASVALSDSQFAVNVSSGGQPVANARVTAYRAGDEYASVTTDALGNAIVPFRPDSAGSFVLTATAYNAHPYQATVALLPSAVATLVDGAVIVDDGAAAGTSGDQNSKLDAGETAELRVAVRNRGALAATNVTAKLSTTDPQVTILVPTASYGSLAADALIVPSVGFRVSTPDTMTDQREIPFTMTVLADGGLSWTEKFQLTVHSPELRSFGHGETEPVGNGNGRPEVGETVQYAIQLRNLGTGTAYGTAAVLRSYDGLALVTDSTTSFGTVAPGTVSTGDPLVFQPLSAGAKLALIVSDSRGLQTTQTLDLGHPAVPSAIKGLGAASSIALTWKRVLDPDLFGYRIYRSSSQGGTYTLVNPVPTDRIAYFTDEGLVPLTRYYYKISSVDSSGNESALSAVAASSTNPPLHSIFPVPTGRNTPSPVALEYVYSSSQMDIAAGADFLYVLHADGNAPVDADGSGATLGDFSNVGSYYAAGPSIAPLAPGQGWSFICPTWDSSALYVFDTAGQLRPGFPVSTLDPLWSSAAVGDIDGDGRMEIVVGSNGVRVYAFNDDGTEVLNGDNNAGTQGVFKALSAGPNFCTPALADIDGDGLPEIIFNGGDGRVYAWNADGSNVPGFPIVTNAYFSGSPAVGHLDGAGDTSLEIVCVGTNDSIYVFEPDGTRRPGWPLWNRASGTSKSPSPAIADMNNDGYNDIVFQSTNGYLFVYNRNGTVLPPLTAIKYTALTSGVAECSPIVADLNGDGRNDVLLGDEAGVLTAISGMDGTVLPGFPIQLAGEVRGTPAVADIDRDGMTEIVVADWDKNIYVWDYDFPFQPNGEAPWPQFHHDPRRTGLASSVLYLGAGDPGQGGTPVRELELAPPSPNPAHARSRLWYGVPVTLAGGTYDLSIYDLGGRRVRHVASGEARAGRWSLEWDLRGEDSRPVRGGVYFARFSLGGHAVTRKLVVVQ; from the coding sequence ATGCACCTTCGATTGTTCGCCGTGTTCGCCGGAGCGCTTCTCGCGACGGCGGGGGTGGCCAGTGCCGCCACCGTGATCGAGAAGGAGTTTCGCTACGACGCCGGCCGCGTGCGCGTCGCGAGTCGCGATGGCTACACCGCGGTGGAAGCGCGCGGAGCGGTGCGCGAGTTCCGCTCCGGGCATCCGGACCTGCCGTGGATCAGCGAACGCATCGACCTGCCGGAGGGAACGCGCGCGACGTCGGTCGAAGTAGTGGACGTCGAAACCGGCCTGCTCGCGCGCGGCGCGCTGATCGCGCCCGCCATGGTCCTCACGCCGGGTCTGGGCCCGGTCGAACGGACACGGCCCGATCCGCGATATTTCTCGACCGCGACGCCGCAGCCCGAGGACTGGGTCGGCCTCGGAGAGCAGGGTTCACGTCGGGGTCGCAACGTCGCCTACGTGCGAATCAGCCCGGTGCGCTGGAACCCCTCGACCGGCGAGTTGGACCGGGTCGCGCGGGTGCGGGTTCGGCTGACGCTCGAGGCGAGCCACGATGTTCCGGTCACACGCGAGCGGATCGTGCGCGAATGGGAGGACGGGGGGCTGCCGAGCGGCGTGCCGACCCGCGCCCTGGGTGCGGCGCTCACCGCGGCCGACGGGGTCCCGAGGCCGGGGGCGGGCGCGTTCCGGCCGCAGCAGCTGCCGTCGGTGCTCGGCAGCCCGGTCGCCTATCTCATCATCACGAGCGACGCGCTGGCGCCCTCGTTCCAGCCGCTCGCGGACTGGAAGACGCAGTGCGGCGTCCCCGCGGTGGTGCGCACGACCTCGTTCATCCAGCAGCAGTACCCGTCGGCGGCGGACGACGCCGAGCGCATCCGGCTGTTCATCCGCGACGCCTACTCGCGCTGGGGCACGAAATGGGTGTTGCTCGGCGGCGACACCGACATCATTCCGACGCGGCAGGCCATTACGCTCTTCTATGGCGGCGAGAGCATCGCCACCGACCTGTACTTCAGCTGCCTCGACGGGAACTGGAACGCCGACGGCGACAGCGTCTACGGCGAGGGCTACTCCTCGCCGTCGGACCCGGGAGACGGCTGCGACCTCCTGCCGGACGTGTACGTCGGGCGCGCGCCGGTCCTGACGGTGAGCGACGCGCAGACGTTCGTGAACAAGACGCTGTCGTACGAGAAGACCCCGCCGGGCGGCTACGAGCAGGGCTGGCTGTTCTTCGCCGAAGTCCTGTTTCCGCAGCCGTGGACGACGGGCCAGCCGACGCAGCTCGATGGCGCCGAACTGACCGAGGACCTGCTGCCGCTCACCGACCAGGTGCCCGCCATTCACACGGCGAGACTGTACGAGAACTACACCGATGGCCGGTGGCGCCCGGGGTCGCTGCCGGAGGATCAGCAGTCCGTGATGGACTCGCTCAACGCCGGCTACGGAATGGCGCTGCACATCGGTCACGGCTACCGCAACGTGATGGAGGTCGGCTCCGGATCGCTCGTCAACTCCGACGTGATGAGCCTCCACAACGGTGACAAGCTCTTCAACCTGTACGCGATCAACTGCACGTCGAGCGCCATCGATTTCCCGTGCATCGGCGAAGCCTTCATCCTCAATCCCAACGGCGGCGCGGTCACCAACGTCGGCTCGACACGCTTCGATTTCCCGAGCGCCGGCCGCTCCTACCAGTACGAGTACTTCCGGCTGTTCCTCGAGGACAGCGTGGACGCCGTGGGAGAGCTTCAGGCCCGGCAGAAGGAACCGTTCGTGGCGTTCTCCGCGTACGATGGCGTCCATCGCTGGACGCAGTTCACCCTGCTCCTGCTCGGGGACCCCGAACTGCACATGTGGCACGGCAGCTGGCGGCCGCTCGCCGTCTCGCATCCCGCTTCGGTCGCGTTGAGCGATTCCCAGTTCGCGGTGAACGTCTCGAGCGGAGGTCAGCCGGTCGCCAACGCGCGCGTGACCGCCTATCGCGCGGGAGACGAGTACGCGAGCGTGACGACCGACGCGCTCGGCAACGCGATCGTGCCGTTCCGTCCGGACTCCGCGGGCTCGTTCGTCCTGACGGCGACGGCGTACAACGCCCACCCGTATCAGGCCACGGTGGCGCTGCTGCCCTCGGCGGTGGCGACGCTCGTGGACGGGGCGGTGATCGTGGACGACGGCGCCGCCGCGGGGACTTCCGGCGACCAGAACTCGAAACTGGACGCCGGTGAGACGGCCGAACTGAGGGTCGCCGTTCGCAATCGCGGAGCGCTCGCGGCCACGAACGTGACCGCCAAGCTGTCCACCACCGACCCGCAGGTCACGATCCTCGTGCCGACGGCCAGCTACGGCTCGCTCGCGGCCGACGCGCTGATCGTGCCGTCGGTGGGCTTTCGCGTCAGCACGCCGGACACGATGACGGACCAGCGCGAAATCCCGTTCACGATGACGGTCCTCGCCGACGGCGGGCTGAGCTGGACCGAGAAGTTCCAGCTGACCGTGCACTCACCCGAGCTGCGAAGCTTCGGACACGGTGAAACGGAGCCCGTCGGCAACGGCAACGGGCGACCCGAGGTGGGGGAGACGGTCCAATACGCGATCCAGCTGCGGAATCTCGGCACCGGAACCGCCTACGGCACCGCCGCGGTTCTGCGCAGCTACGACGGGCTGGCGCTGGTGACGGACAGCACCACGTCGTTCGGCACCGTCGCGCCGGGCACGGTCTCGACCGGCGATCCGCTCGTCTTCCAGCCGTTGTCGGCGGGCGCGAAACTCGCGCTGATCGTGAGCGACTCCCGCGGCCTGCAAACGACCCAGACGCTCGACCTCGGCCATCCCGCCGTGCCGAGCGCGATCAAGGGGCTCGGGGCGGCCTCGAGCATCGCCCTGACCTGGAAGCGCGTCCTGGACCCCGACCTGTTCGGCTACCGCATCTACCGGAGCTCTTCGCAGGGAGGCACCTACACGCTGGTGAACCCGGTCCCGACGGATCGGATCGCCTATTTCACCGACGAGGGGTTGGTGCCGCTCACGCGCTACTACTACAAGATCTCGTCGGTGGACTCCTCGGGCAACGAGTCGGCGCTTTCGGCCGTCGCGGCCTCGAGCACGAACCCGCCCCTGCATTCGATCTTCCCGGTGCCGACCGGCCGCAACACGCCGTCGCCCGTCGCGCTCGAATACGTGTACTCCTCGTCGCAGATGGACATCGCCGCGGGCGCCGACTTCCTCTATGTCCTGCACGCGGACGGCAACGCGCCGGTGGACGCCGACGGTTCGGGCGCGACCCTCGGCGACTTCAGCAACGTGGGCAGTTACTACGCGGCCGGCCCCTCGATCGCGCCGCTGGCGCCCGGCCAGGGCTGGTCGTTCATCTGCCCGACCTGGGACTCCTCGGCGCTCTACGTGTTCGACACCGCCGGCCAGCTCCGGCCCGGGTTTCCGGTCAGCACGCTGGATCCGCTGTGGAGCTCTGCGGCGGTCGGCGACATCGACGGCGACGGCCGGATGGAGATCGTGGTCGGATCGAACGGCGTGCGCGTCTACGCCTTCAACGACGACGGCACCGAAGTTCTCAACGGCGACAACAACGCCGGAACGCAGGGTGTCTTCAAGGCGCTCTCCGCCGGCCCGAACTTCTGCACGCCGGCGCTCGCGGACATTGACGGCGATGGTCTGCCGGAGATCATCTTCAACGGCGGTGACGGCCGCGTGTACGCCTGGAACGCCGACGGCTCGAACGTTCCCGGGTTCCCGATCGTCACGAACGCCTACTTCTCGGGCTCGCCGGCCGTCGGACATCTCGACGGCGCGGGAGACACGAGCCTCGAGATCGTCTGCGTGGGCACGAACGACTCGATCTACGTTTTCGAACCGGATGGCACGCGACGTCCCGGCTGGCCGCTGTGGAATCGCGCCAGCGGCACCAGCAAGTCGCCCTCGCCGGCGATCGCCGACATGAACAACGACGGCTACAACGACATCGTGTTCCAGAGCACGAACGGTTACCTGTTCGTCTACAACCGGAACGGTACGGTCCTCCCGCCGCTGACGGCGATCAAGTACACGGCGCTCACCTCCGGGGTCGCCGAGTGCAGCCCCATCGTCGCCGATCTGAACGGCGACGGACGCAACGACGTGTTGCTCGGTGACGAGGCCGGCGTTCTGACGGCGATCTCCGGCATGGACGGGACGGTCCTGCCGGGATTCCCGATCCAGCTCGCCGGCGAGGTGCGCGGCACTCCGGCGGTCGCGGACATCGATCGCGACGGCATGACCGAAATCGTGGTCGCGGACTGGGACAAGAACATCTACGTCTGGGACTACGATTTCCCGTTCCAGCCGAATGGTGAGGCCCCGTGGCCCCAGTTCCACCACGACCCGCGCCGGACGGGCCTGGCGAGCTCGGTGCTCTACCTGGGCGCCGGGGATCCCGGGCAGGGCGGTACGCCGGTGCGCGAGCTCGAGCTCGCGCCGCCGTCGCCGAATCCCGCGCATGCCCGTTCGCGGCTCTGGTACGGCGTGCCGGTCACGCTGGCGGGCGGAACCTACGATCTTTCGATCTACGACCTCGGTGGACGGCGCGTTCGCCACGTCGCCTCGGGCGAGGCGCGCGCCGGGCGCTGGTCGCTCGAATGGGACCTGCGCGGCGAGGATTCGCGTCCGGTGCGCGGCGGAGTCTACTTCGCGCGCTTCTCGCTGGGCGGCCACGCGGTGACCCGCAAGCTCGTCGTGGTCCAGTAG
- a CDS encoding NAD(P)H-binding protein — protein MSAAGSRSPGFPHRVVAVTGALGFVASRLLPRLARRGVRVLAVLRPGRDPSPLPPLAELEVRHGDLAEPASLRGAFDGAGAVVHLAGLALVPGMLPAIESAGVAAGVFVSSAGVYTKLASRGADAKRAGEQALRASALAWTILRPSMIYGTPRDRNLVRLLRWLRRWPIVPAPLGGRTPQQPVHVDDLADAIVAALERPAAARREYDVGGPEAIPLATVIHECAEALGRRARIVPVPLAPAHAAAVLARRLRLPFPVSPEQVLRLAESKAVDIRPAREDLGFAPREFREGIRAEARMLLEQAD, from the coding sequence GTGAGCGCCGCCGGATCACGGTCGCCCGGATTTCCGCATCGCGTCGTCGCGGTGACGGGCGCGCTCGGTTTCGTCGCTTCGAGACTCCTGCCGCGGCTGGCGAGGCGCGGGGTGCGCGTGCTCGCCGTGCTGCGGCCCGGTCGCGACCCTTCGCCGCTCCCGCCGCTCGCCGAGCTCGAGGTTCGGCACGGCGACCTCGCGGAACCGGCGTCCCTGCGCGGCGCGTTCGACGGCGCGGGAGCGGTCGTCCACCTGGCGGGACTCGCGCTCGTGCCCGGGATGCTGCCGGCCATCGAATCGGCCGGCGTCGCGGCGGGCGTGTTCGTCAGCTCCGCCGGCGTCTACACGAAGCTCGCGAGCCGGGGGGCCGACGCCAAGCGCGCCGGCGAGCAGGCGCTGCGCGCTTCGGCGCTCGCATGGACGATCCTGCGTCCGAGCATGATCTACGGCACTCCCCGTGACCGGAACCTCGTGAGACTGCTTCGCTGGTTGCGACGCTGGCCGATCGTCCCGGCGCCGCTCGGCGGCCGCACACCCCAGCAGCCGGTGCACGTGGATGATCTCGCGGATGCGATCGTGGCCGCACTCGAGCGCCCCGCGGCGGCGCGCCGCGAGTACGACGTCGGCGGACCAGAGGCGATCCCTCTCGCGACGGTCATCCACGAGTGCGCGGAGGCCCTCGGGAGGAGGGCCCGCATCGTGCCGGTCCCGCTCGCGCCGGCGCACGCGGCGGCGGTGCTGGCGAGGCGGCTGCGATTGCCGTTTCCCGTCAGCCCGGAGCAGGTGCTTCGCCTCGCCGAGTCCAAGGCCGTGGACATCCGTCCGGCCCGCGAGGACCTCGGCTTCGCGCCGCGGGAGTTCCGCGAGGGCATCCGGGCCGAGGCGCGCATGCTGCTGGAGCAGGCCGACTAG